In Esox lucius isolate fEsoLuc1 chromosome 6, fEsoLuc1.pri, whole genome shotgun sequence, the following proteins share a genomic window:
- the gnrh3 gene encoding gonadotropin-releasing hormone 3, which yields MDLSSRTVVQVMVFALVAQVTVSQHWSYGWLPGGKRSVGELEATIRMMDTGGVVAVPEEINSHIPERLRSYDVISKRPIPHE from the exons ATGGATCTTAGCAGCAGAACGGTTGTGCAAGTGATGGTGTTCGCTTTGGTAGCCCAAGTGACTGTCTCTCAGCACTGGTCGTATGGGTGGCTACCAGGTGGAAAGAGAAGTGTTGGTGAGCTGGAAGCCACCATCAGG ATGATGGACACAGGAGGTGTAGTGGCTGTTCCTGAGGAGATTAACTCCCATATCCCAGAAAGATTGAGATCGTATGATGTA ATATCGAAGAGACCCATACCCCATGAATGA